The Actinomycetota bacterium DNA segment GGCCCCACTCGTCGCCGAACAGCTTCTGGACGCTTGCCTCGGCCCCCGGCTGACCGCCCCGGGCCGCCTGCGTCACGAGCCTGAGCTTCAGCGCGCGATGCGCGAAGGCGTCGACACAGACCTGCGCGAGGTCCTGGCGCCGGCTGCCGGTCCACGATTCGGTGGACGACGCGAGGGCGCCGAGGTCGGCGGTTCCCGGTCCCTGTCCCCACAGCGAACCGCCGCCCGCGGACAGTCCGATGCGCTCGTGCATGAGCGTCGTGATCGTGACCGCCCAGCCTCCGTTCAGGGGGCCGATCAGCGCGTCCGGACCGGCGTGGACGTCGGTCAGAAAGACCTCGCTGAAGTCGGCGGCTCCGTTCATCTGGCGGATGGGCCGCACCTCCACCCCGGGCTGGTGCATGTCCACGATCAGCATCGAGATGCCGGCGTGGCGCGACGCCGACGGATCGGTGCGCGCCACGCACAGGCCGAGGTCGGCCTCGGCCGCGACGGATGTCCAGACCTTCTGCCCGTTCAGGACGAACCCCCCGTCAGCCGGCTCGGCCCGCGTGGTCAGTCCGGCGAGATCCGACCCGGCCCCCGGCTCGCTGAACAGCTGGCACCAGATCTCGTCGCCGGAAAGGATCTTCGGCAGGTATCGCGACTTCTGCTCCGGGGACCCGTGGAGCATGATCGCCGGCCCGGCCCAGCCCAGCCCGATGACGTTGAGCATCGGAGGAGCCTTGGCGCGGGAGTACTCCTCCTGCCAGATGAACTGCATCGCGGGGCCCAGGCCGCGCCCTCCGAACTCCGCCGGCCATGACAGGCCGACGAACCCGGCTCTGTGCAGCCGCCGGTGCCACTGCCGGCCGAGCCGTGCGCGGTCGGAGCGGTCCCAGTCGCCGGGGACGTTCTCCGAAAGCCACCGCCGCACGTCGGCCCGGAACGCGGCCTGCTC contains these protein-coding regions:
- a CDS encoding acyl-CoA dehydrogenase family protein, whose translation is MDPRDSPEQAAFRADVRRWLSENVPGDWDRSDRARLGRQWHRRLHRAGFVGLSWPAEFGGRGLGPAMQFIWQEEYSRAKAPPMLNVIGLGWAGPAIMLHGSPEQKSRYLPKILSGDEIWCQLFSEPGAGSDLAGLTTRAEPADGGFVLNGQKVWTSVAAEADLGLCVARTDPSASRHAGISMLIVDMHQPGVEVRPIRQMNGAADFSEVFLTDVHAGPDALIGPLNGGWAVTITTLMHERIGLSAGGGSLWGQGPGTADLGALASSTESWTGSRRQDLAQVCVDAFAHRALKLRLVTQAARGGQPGAEASVQKLFGDEWGQRLNGLAVDCLGPQGLLDGPWASSFLYSPALTIGGGTTQVQKNIIGERILGLPKEGPAKP